The genomic DNA AAAATCCTGTTTTACAAAATACTTTGAGGCATCTCAGGGGACTGATTTCTGGGCTGTTTGGGTTCTGTATTGTCCTACTAGTTATACTTAGCCAGAGaatggcaaaataaaaacaaatattccaACCTGAGTAACCTCTACATGCATCTCTGACTGAATAAATACTTTGTATCCCATCCCACAATCATATCTGTATGTAAACTGGCAGCCATCAAGTGTACACAGCTGTGTTGTCTGTGACGGACGAGACATGGCAGTATTTCTGATAAAAGCAGAGTATTTTGGACCTTCTGGGCATACGTAACAGTGACCAGCGGTAATCCTGGCCCTGCACTGCAGAGCTGCAAAGTTGTGTAATACCAAGCGCTTTACATCAATGTAAATTTCCCAAACGGCATGTTTAACCACAAGCGCTCCCTCGCCCTCTTGGAGAGGGGTCTTTAAATACCAGAAGAAATCCTGAGTTCCGTTTTCTGGGACCGGTTATAACTCCGGTCCTGAAAGGAGTCaaatcgtaaaaaaaaaaaaaaaaaaaaagacaggacAAACGGTTTCCAGAGAAGCACAGTCAAAGTCCAAAAGTGAAGCGAGTAAAATATCAGAATAGAAATGCTGTACAAATGTCGAGAGACATACATGGCTTTGTATATGTTCACGTCCCAGCCCAGACTGGTCTGAATCATCCTGTCTAATGATGCTGCTCTTCTATAATCCCGGCAGGAATCTATCCTGGCACATTCTGCTCTTCACATTCTCAATCTTATGGATTCCACGCACAGAATTGCTTATTCCAGTCGAGCAAAACAAGGGATTCCTGGCCGTGatccattaaaaaacaaaaaaacaaaaaaaagaacgaGCACGTTATGTTCCTGATTTGAGTTTTTATTCCCAATCGTGTATACTTTATATTTAGAGTAGCTAGCACCTCTGTTCTGAAATTCAGCAATAAATAAGACAGAATTAATCTGCTCATAGAATAATATGAATCCACTTGCCGCTGGAAGGTCTAGCAAAACGTACTGGCTGATGTTCTTACGTCAAGGCTGTGAGGTTCTGGCCCAAACAAGCTGTAACAAGTTGACTCTGTTGTAAGGTTATCTTTCGGTCTGAATGCTTTGGTGGTTCTAATGCTCTCTTGCCAACTGCACACCCCCCTGCAAGGATGAGATGCATCTAACTTCCCTAAACAACTGGGGAGTTGTGCAATGAATGCCAGCCGCATCCAGCAGTAATCGCAATGTGCAACGCGTGTTGGATCTACCAAACCATAAGCTTCCGGCTCGTTCTTCCAAACATATTCCAGCCTGTAAACATCTTACAGTGATTTGAACTGCACATGCGGAGATTCTGGGGGAGGACTTGCAAATTAGCACGTGTCCCTTTTTGGCTTCGCATTCACAACAGGAGCACCAACATCATTAGCCTGTTGCATTGAACAAAGCATATATAATGCTCCCCTATGTTCCAGCTGTTTAGACTAGCCAAGGAATGCTCAAAGTGAGAATCTGAAAGAAAGCCCCATTCCCTACGTGGAGTCCAAAGAGTCCAGCTCAAAGACGTCGTCACTGGCAGGGCTGGTGAAGAATGAGTGGTGGCCAGGTGGCCGATTGTCATCGGGGCTGCTGAGGCCCAGGCTCTTCTCGAAGTCCAGCAACTGGCCCATGAAGTTGAAATTGGGGGAGATGTTAGTCTTCTTGCGCTTGACGAAGTCATAGGCATCATTCAGGGAGAGATTGAGCTTCTGCATGAGGTAGGCGACGGTGACAGTGACGGATCGGCTGATGCCAGCCAGACAGTGCACAAGTACCCCACAGTTATGGGAAGCTGCCTCATCTggagaggaaacaggaacatCCAATGTTACTATCACTGTATATAAAGCCCTTCATTCTACAGGAGCCACTCAAGAGCCTGCCAGAGAAAATCCATAGCTTTGCTGCTAGAGACATTCCATAGCTTTTATGGATAACTCTTTCCTTGCGGGAGACTTTAGCTTTACTGTAAACATTTTGAACTTATAGAGACTGTTCACAGTtctgctgtttaaccccttcctataAGCCATAGATACtttttcttcctcctcctccataaGACTATGGTGCTGGCCACTGCGGAAGTCAACGGACCATTTGGTCTAACCTAGTATCGGCGGTCCTCATGACCAATAATATGTTTTACAAGCTGCTGTACAGCAGATATGACATTACTGTGTTACTTTTTGTACACCCCACTACTCCCGTGGCACCGTCCTCTCAGAGGGTCACGGAATAACTGTAAAGTCGCTTATAGAAGTAAAAGATTGGGAGGACAATATGCGCACATTCTTATGAGAAATTACGATGTATCAATATAATCTGATATCCCGATGCCCATAGATGGATACTCATATGCCTGTCTCATAACCCAGCGAGCTGCGTGTCCTCCACCGCAGAGAGGAACGAGGTAAAAATAGCTCTCTAGACAAAGGCAGTAAGTGGCAgacaaaggaggaggagggacatcCATTAAGGTAACCTTATCCGGGAGGCAGTAAGAAGCCAGACTGAAGGTCAAACTcaaagacatgcacacacacaatcatgTCCTTAAGATGCCCAGAAAGATACACATCAGAGATATTTACCCCTAAATCTCTATTGCCACCTCTGTGTGATGCCTAAATACGATGCGATGGACTCATGTAGCAGTTTATGTTCAGAGTAAACTGTTTCATTATCCCCCATTAAAATTGAACATAGCAATCTAATGACGACGAGTATCTCTGCATTCCTCTTGTACCCAGTTCTCTCTTTCCTTCCAGAAAATAtaacttacactaccccccaaacaACCCACATATGCAATGTAGAATTGATGCACGACCACCCATCACTGCTGCCCTTTAACCCCTAGTAACGCCCAACAGGCGAGCCTGTCTGTAGTAGCGGGTACATGCTTGGGTTTTGAGGGGTTAAATAACTGGAGTAGACCTTAGTAGGGGAAACAAGCCAAAACAGCTAATGTAAGAATATGTGGGATGGAGCCTGTCaaaggaatacacattttcataatcaaactccaaaaataaaacgattatttaataataaaaaatatggcTGTACTCACCAATAAACTCAATAGCTtctgggaagaactgggacagaTTCTGGCTCCAGTGGTCAGAGATGGGGATCTGCTTGTAGTGGAACTCTCCATCCTTCTCGAAGATGTTCGGTAGGTTTGGGGTGACGTTTAGGATGTAACGGATTCCTAGCTTGGCCAACGTGTCCatgttcccagaatcccttgcgctGCCAAGGTATAGGTGAGGCAGGATTTGCACAGGGAAGGATGGGGGCTGGTTGCGTGGGCTCATGCCTTCCGAATCCATCCCACTCAGAGGCTCCCGGTCAAGGTCCGACTCAACATCAGAGCAATCAGAGGCGATGCACAGGCCCCCCAGTCCCAGCACAGGTGTCGGGGGCAGTGGTGAGCtactggcacagctggtggagtCCAGATTGGTTTCACAATGGTGAGGGAATTCAGCTAGAAACTTACTGAAACCACCTGTGAGGGAAAGGTAAAATAGCTTTACAAAGCACAGTATCTAACGCCAACGTAGGAAATCTCCTGTAGTCGCTGCTTGAGGTTGGAATGCAATATATGAAGCAGTTAGCTGGAGCTGTTAGGGGCAAAGTTACAGAGAATGGCTATATGAAGCACCAGGAAGAGTTAGAGGCAGAGATACATGCAACCGTATGAGGGGTTAAGGAGCAGCTACAGGTAGCAATTATATGcagctgtaagagatgtgtgctgaggtatgcaaatggagactgttttagggtgaaattatatcttggctttattgagcctggataacaggcaaaacatacaaaaagcaacaaaataacaaacccctatccctttgtaagggctaacttacatccccagaccctatctgcaggactggagggatattcccattaccagcctatcaccccaaagtctcagggggtaccttaagcaggtgtccctccgtgtcagtctctggcagggtcctgggtcctctgtgtccaggaaatataggtctgtgggtgtcttgatctcagcacagcctttgtgctcatgacagtgtctgtgtgcaggcttctctgctctccttctgtcagcccaaatgtgagctaaggaatctctctcctgatTCCAACAGGAGGCTGTGCTTAGAGCTCTAATGTGGCCAGGTGGAGTCAAGTTAATTGCctgtctgcaattaaccagctccgtgctggatttagaggcagtttctctcaaacagtgattaGTCCCTGTTACAGCAGTAATGTGAGGGGTTAGGGAGCAGCTATAGGTAGCAATTATATGCAGTAATGAGAGGGATTAGGGAGACATT from Ascaphus truei isolate aAscTru1 chromosome 21, aAscTru1.hap1, whole genome shotgun sequence includes the following:
- the DUSP9 gene encoding dual specificity protein phosphatase 9, translated to MESLCKSTSWLREELDSHAQGVRVLDCRSRELYDSSRVEKALHVALPGLMLRRLRKGNLTAHSLLPGSPPAARGAVLLYDECTAILPGRVGSQAEEQEPVLVTLLHKLRKEGCPAYYLQGGFSKFLAEFPHHCETNLDSTSCASSSPLPPTPVLGLGGLCIASDCSDVESDLDREPLSGMDSEGMSPRNQPPSFPVQILPHLYLGSARDSGNMDTLAKLGIRYILNVTPNLPNIFEKDGEFHYKQIPISDHWSQNLSQFFPEAIEFIDEAASHNCGVLVHCLAGISRSVTVTVAYLMQKLNLSLNDAYDFVKRKKTNISPNFNFMGQLLDFEKSLGLSSPDDNRPPGHHSFFTSPASDDVFELDSLDST